In one Candidatus Nomurabacteria bacterium genomic region, the following are encoded:
- the era gene encoding GTPase Era, giving the protein MKSGFVVLAGRSNVGKSSLLNALIHSKVAIVTPKPQTTRRPVRGVLHDQRGQIVFVDTPGIFLGKKDTLSKKLNASVQEHLEGIDVLLYVVDPTREPGEEEENIQRLVRKAAVPVILIVNKSDLAPEDRPFYDQMRTIDVGQEATVELSALKHKDLNTLIDLIFDLLPEGVPYYPEMQMTDMSHKDWLQELIREKTFLRLEKELPYSVHVEVTDIDTNERGQKVIEATIWTTEERYKKMIIGSGAKMIKQIGIDARKELEGATNEKVHLALHVDVDEKWPTKFQM; this is encoded by the coding sequence TTTTAAACGCGCTTATACATAGCAAGGTCGCTATTGTGACGCCTAAACCACAAACGACACGTCGTCCTGTGCGCGGCGTTTTACACGATCAACGTGGTCAAATCGTGTTTGTTGATACCCCAGGTATTTTTCTTGGTAAAAAAGACACGCTTTCAAAAAAGCTTAACGCGTCCGTACAAGAACACCTCGAAGGCATCGACGTGCTCCTTTATGTCGTTGATCCAACTCGCGAACCTGGCGAAGAAGAAGAAAACATCCAACGACTCGTACGCAAAGCCGCTGTGCCCGTTATCTTGATCGTAAACAAATCCGATCTTGCTCCAGAAGATCGACCTTTTTACGATCAAATGCGGACCATTGATGTTGGCCAAGAAGCAACCGTAGAACTATCTGCGCTAAAACATAAAGACCTCAATACCCTTATTGATCTTATCTTTGATCTTTTGCCAGAAGGCGTCCCCTACTATCCAGAAATGCAAATGACGGATATGAGCCACAAAGATTGGCTCCAAGAACTCATTCGAGAAAAAACGTTCCTCCGGCTAGAAAAAGAACTCCCCTACTCTGTACACGTAGAAGTTACTGACATTGATACCAACGAACGTGGTCAAAAAGTGATTGAAGCAACGATTTGGACAACAGAAGAGCGCTACAAAAAAATGATTATCGGTAGTGGCGCAAAAATGATTAAGCAAATCGGCATTGATGCACGCAAAGAACTCGAAGGTGCCACCAACGAAAAAGTCCATCTCGCGCTCCATGTAGACGTTGATGAAAAATGGCCGACGAAATTTCAAATGTAA